In the genome of Streptomyces aquilus, the window GCCGGGGAAGAACGCCTCGTCGAGGGCGTAGAGCGCGGGGAACGCGGCGGGCCCGGCGGTGAGTGAGAAGCCGGCCCACTGGTCGGCATGCCGGGCCTCGTGCTCCACCAGACGGTGTGTGCGCGGCGTTTCGGTCTCCATGCGCTGGTCGGTGAGGAAGACCGTGCCGAACATGGTGCCGGCACGGACGACGCCGTCGTCCATGACCACGGCGGTCGTCCCGTTGTCGCACTGGTACACCTCACCACCCTGGCCCCTGCCGTAGAGCAGGGCCGCCCCGGACACCGGCGCGTTGACCATCGCGCGCGCGGCTCCCCACACTCCGGCGTCCCCTACGGCCTTCTCGTCGCCGTTCCCGCCGCCGGAGGCCTGGGCGGAGGGCGCCGGGCAGGCGCGGAACTCGCCGGTGGCACCGGCCACCGTGAAGGAAACCGCGCACAGCAGTTGCAGCACCGTCCCGGTGAGGACCACCGCCACCCGCCGCCGGGACGGCACGCGACCGCGCGATGTTCCCACGGCGGCGAGGACCACACCGCCCAGGCCGCCGCAGATCAGACAGGCGACCCACCACAGCACGCTGAGGGCCCAGGAGTGGCGTGGCCGTGGGACCGGCGGCAGCTGGTCCGGAACAACCGGCTGCCGCTGAGGGACGAGCGTGGGAGCGGAACGGGTCAGTGCGGGCGTCGACATGGGGACATCGCGGCGTTGGGGAGGAGGACTTCGCTCGTCACGCCGCGGAGCTGCGCCGCAGTCGCAGCACCGGGACGAGGTTCAGCAGGAGCCCGATCACCGCAACGCCGGTGACCAGGTTCAGGCCGGGGCGGAAGACGGTGAAGTCCGCGCCGCTGTCGCCTGCCCCGGCGATCACCGCGGTGAGTACGGCCAGGACGAGGGCGGCACCGACCTGGCCGGAGGTCTGCACCAGCCCGGAGGCGAGGCCCTGTTCGGAGTCGTCGATGCCCTCGGTGGCCTGGGCCATGATCGCGCTGTAGCCGAACGCGAAGCCACCGCCGAGGAGGATCAGGGACGGGAGCATGGCAGTGACGTAGTCGGGTGAGGAACCGGCCGTGGCCAGGAACCAGACGTAGCCGAGGGTCAGCGAGGTCATCGAGGCAATGATCAGCGGAGCCGTGCCGAAGCGGTTCACGAGCCGGCCGGTCAGGGGCGAGCCGACGGCGACGATCAGGCCGACCGGCAGCAGCGCGAACGCCATGCGCAGGGGCGACCAGCCGAGGCCGTCCTGCAGGAACAGCGTCATCATGAACTGGAAGCTGAGGTAGGAACCCATCAGCGCGACGATGCTGAGGTTGGCCCGGACCGTGGTGGCCTTGCGCAGGATGCCGAAGCGGACCAGGGGGTGGCGGACGCGCCGCTCGACCAGGACGAAGGTGATCAGCAGCAGGGCGGCGATTCCGAAGGCGGCAAGGGTGGCCGCGGAGGTCCAACCGGTGGTGGGGGCGGTGACCACGGCGTAGACGGCGAGCAGCATGCCGGCGGTGAGAGTGACCGCTCCGGCCGGGTCCTGGCCGCCGGTCTCGCTGCGGCGGTCGCGCGGGATCAGGATGAGGCCGACGACCAGCGCGAGCAGGGCGAGCGGGACCGGCATCAGGAAGGTCCAGCGCCAGCCGATCCCGGTGAGCAGACCGCCGAGGATCAGGCCGGAGGAGTAGCCCAAGG includes:
- a CDS encoding MFS transporter, whose product is MSMTQSRPGTLPLAETAPQPRWTARLWAVLAVLCLVLFLDGLDVSMVGVALPSIGHDLGMATGSLQWIINGYVLGYGGLMLLGGRTADLLGRRRVFLVALAVFAAASLLGGLVDSGSLLIATRFVKGVAAAFTAPAGLSILTTTFPEGPQRNRALSVFSLFGALGYSSGLILGGLLTGIGWRWTFLMPVPLALLALVVGLILIPRDRRSETGGQDPAGAVTLTAGMLLAVYAVVTAPTTGWTSAATLAAFGIAALLLITFVLVERRVRHPLVRFGILRKATTVRANLSIVALMGSYLSFQFMMTLFLQDGLGWSPLRMAFALLPVGLIVAVGSPLTGRLVNRFGTAPLIIASMTSLTLGYVWFLATAGSSPDYVTAMLPSLILLGGGFAFGYSAIMAQATEGIDDSEQGLASGLVQTSGQVGAALVLAVLTAVIAGAGDSGADFTVFRPGLNLVTGVAVIGLLLNLVPVLRLRRSSAA